In one Electrophorus electricus isolate fEleEle1 chromosome 21, fEleEle1.pri, whole genome shotgun sequence genomic region, the following are encoded:
- the adarb1a gene encoding double-stranded RNA-specific editase 1a, protein MHLRVVFKRAHILCTCLQRRDEGVSKFYIYKILHRRRCKLLSLGVTGSCGTDVKENRNLDNLSAKVSLGEGLQVANGSALGQGRKRPLEEGSNGHAHAKFRPKKRKKAPGPVLPKNALMQLNEIRPGLQYCLASQTGPVHAPVFAMSVEVNGQLFEGTGPTKKKAKLNAAEKALRSFVQFPNASEAHLAMGRTLTVNTDFTSDQADFPDVLFNGFETPAPPDDPLDPPDPAACTRRPPGFPGERPPPPSLPTAPQRRLAPPAGHSKNAVMILNELRPGLRYEFVAESGESHAKNFVMAVTVDAQAFQGSGRNKKLAKARAAQAALSGLFNMQLDQTPSRQPIPRDGLQLHLPQVLADAVSRLVVEKFSELTDNFTSPHARRKVLAGIVMTTGTDVKDAQVICVSTGTKCINGEYMSDRGLALNDCHAEIIARRSLIRYLYSQLECFLSNSAEDHSQSIFQRCEQHGYQLKEGVQFHLYISTSPCGDARIFSPHESAVEDQGDRHPNRKARGQLRTKIESGEGTIPVRTTNTIQTWDGVLQGERLLTMSCSDKIARWNVVGVQGSLMSYFSGPIYFSSIILGSLYHADHLSRAMYQRIAEIEELPQPFILNRPLLSGISNAEARQPGKAPNFSVNWTVGDQGLEVINATTGKDDLGRPSHLCKHALYSRWVRLHAKLSQTLRIHVARPATYQEAKQGAAQYHTAKQTLIRAFHTAGLGAWVKKPIEQDQFPLTQ, encoded by the exons ATGCATCTGAGGGTGGTTTTTAAAAGAGCCCACATCCTCTGCACCTGCTTACAAAGGAGAGATGAAGGAGTCtctaaattttacatttacaagatCCTGCACCGAAGGCGTTGTAAGTTGCTCTCTCTGGGCGTCACAGGTTCATGCGGCACTGATGTTAAAGAGAACCGCAATCTGGACAACCTCTCCGCCAAGGTGagtctgggggaggggctgcagGTAGCCAATGGGAGCGCTCTGGGGCAGGGCCGCAAGCGGCCCCTGGAGGAGGGCAGCAATGGCCACGCCCATGCCAAGTTCCGGCCAAAGAAGCGCAAGAAGGCGCCGGGCCCGGTACTGCCCAAGAATGCCCTGATGCAGCTGAACGAGATCCGCCCGGGCCTGCAGTACTGCTTGGCATCGCAGACGGGGCCCGTGCATGCGCCTGTCTTCGCCATGAGTGTGGAGGTGAACGGGCAGCTGTTCGAAGGCACGGGCCCCACCAAGAAGAAGGCCAAGCTGAACGCCGCCGAGAAGGCCCTGCGCTCCTTCGTGCAGTTCCCCAACGCCTCGGAGGCTCACCTGGCCATGGGCCGCACGCTCACCGTCAACACGGACTTCACCTCGGACCAGGCCGACTTCCCCGATGTGCTCTTCAACGGCTTCGAGACGCCCGCGCCGCCGGACGACCCCCTCGACCCCCCCGACCCGGCCGCGTGCACCCGACGCCCGCCCGGCTTCCCGGGCGAGCGCCCACCGCCCCCATCCCTGCCCACTGCCCCCCAACGGCGCCTGGCGCCTCCGGCTGGCCACAGCAAGAACGCGGTGATGATCCTCAATGAGCTGCGGCCGGGGCTCAGGTATGAGTTCGTGGCCGAGAGCGGCGAGAGCCACGCCAAGAACTTTGTGATGGCGGTCACCGTGGACGCGCAGGCGTTCCAGGGCTCGGGGCGCAACAAGAAGCTGGCCAAGGCGCGGGCGGCCCAGGCGGCGCTGTCGGGGCTCTTCAACATGCAGCTGGACCAGACGCCATCCAGGCAGCCAATCCCCAGGGACGGCCTGCAGCTACACCTCCCCCAG GTCCTGGCAGATGCCGTTTCTCGGCTGGTGGTGGAAAAGTTCAGTGAGCTGACAGACAACTTCACATCCCCTCATGCACGACGGAAAGTCCTTGCAGGCATTGTCATGACAACGG GGACGGATGTGAAGGATGCGCAGGTGATCTGTGTTTCCACGGGAACCAAGTGCATAAATGGCGAATACATGAGCGATCGAGGCCTGGCTCTTAACGACTGCCATGCAGAGATCATCGCACGGCGCTCGCTCATCAGATACTTGTACAGCCAGCTGGAGTGCTTTCTCAG taACAGTGCGGAAGATCATTCCCAGTCCATATTCCAGCGGTGCGAACAGCATGGATATCAGCTGAAGGAGGGTGTTCAGTTCCACCTGTACATCAGCACTTCACCGTGTGGAGACGCGCGCATCTTCTCACCGCACGAGTCTGCAGTAGAAG ACCAGGGTGACAGGCACCCAAACAGGAAGGCCCGTGGCCAGCTGCGCACCAAGATTGAGTCTGGGGAGGGGACGATCCCGGTGCGCACCACCAACACCATCCAGACATGGGACGGCGTCCTACAGGGCGAGAGGCTGCTCACCATGTCCTGCAGCGACAAGATCGCCAG GTGGAATGTGGTCGGGGTGCAGGGCTCCCTGATGAGTTATTTTTCAGGACCCATCTATTTCTCCAGCATAATCCTGGGCAGTTTGTACCACGCCGACCACCTGTCACGGGCCATGTACCAGCGCATCGCTGAGATAGAGGAGCTACCGCAGCCCTTCATTCTCAACAGACCGCTGCTCAGTG gtatTAGCAATGCAGAGGCGAGGCAGCCTGGTAAAGCTCCTAACTTCAGTGTGAACTGGACCGTCGGGGATCAAGGGTTAGAGGTCATCAATGCCACCACGGGGAAGGACGACCTCGGGCGACCTTCGCACCTCTGCAAACATGCCCTGTACAGCCGCTGGGTCCGCCTGCATGCAAAG cTCTCCCAGACCTTGAGAATCCACGTGGCAAGACCAGCCA